In Methanoregula sp., a single window of DNA contains:
- a CDS encoding winged helix-turn-helix domain-containing protein, with product MFDLVSFVGRGRTRRQVLKALTKPSSPTDLAKQLDNDRSTISRVMIELTEKGLVECLTPNERMGRYYRITETGKKVLAIIEGKGE from the coding sequence ATGTTTGACTTGGTGAGTTTTGTCGGGAGAGGACGGACCAGAAGACAGGTACTCAAAGCCCTTACCAAACCCAGCTCACCAACGGATCTTGCCAAACAGCTAGATAACGACCGTTCAACTATCAGCAGAGTCATGATTGAACTTACCGAAAAGGGACTCGTTGAGTGCCTGACCCCGAATGAGCGGATGGGACGTTATTACCGAATCACAGAGACTGGGAAGAAAGTTCTTGCGATTATTGAGGGGAAAGGGGAATGA
- a CDS encoding HNH endonuclease signature motif containing protein — MIKKSRTQIPQNSSAEILFKSDRTCCVCRDKSKPVQIHHIDENPDNHEIKNLAVLCLECHNKTQIHGGFARKLDSDQIKLYRDNWHNLIAQQRSINSKTPVVNNELISNKIDEIDKITYPENCKGFYMPFCDSEVQYRYFGLNSAMLNIDFLDEIEYCFRLLCIYKRPTDKICVSITSFVQSPETLTLFKRYADSNFLGIISCKMNLSRYFQNKMSGIELNELKKNFPYNRYFDREVQSTVNELLNKKTIAIIGKDKKNERDFANSWVKMVNESYKVPDLINDEFIDAILGRGIRFVWENVESELKKRNVNDNNRCGALDLILKCYLNQFKSNFIFPTGFNYNNTEIDNNVGSEMNYFYFPALKKRHEKYEDTIRHLTPNQFVEFVTSKNVSQLMMCDGCGSLKLNRFNDLLKKYNKKVMLDAKYLG; from the coding sequence ATGATAAAAAAATCGAGAACTCAAATTCCTCAAAATAGTTCTGCAGAAATCTTGTTTAAATCAGATAGAACATGTTGTGTTTGTAGGGATAAAAGCAAACCAGTTCAAATTCATCATATAGATGAAAATCCAGATAATCATGAAATAAAAAATCTTGCAGTTCTTTGTCTTGAATGTCATAATAAAACTCAAATTCATGGCGGTTTTGCTAGAAAATTAGATTCAGATCAAATTAAGTTATATCGTGATAACTGGCATAACTTGATCGCTCAACAGAGATCAATAAATAGTAAAACTCCGGTTGTTAATAATGAACTTATATCTAACAAAATTGATGAAATAGACAAAATAACGTATCCCGAAAATTGTAAAGGTTTTTACATGCCTTTTTGTGATTCTGAAGTTCAATATCGATACTTTGGTTTAAATTCTGCAATGCTTAATATCGATTTTCTCGATGAGATAGAGTATTGTTTTCGGTTATTATGTATTTATAAACGCCCTACAGATAAAATCTGTGTCTCAATAACGTCATTTGTCCAATCACCCGAGACATTAACTTTATTTAAACGGTATGCTGACTCAAATTTTTTGGGGATTATTTCATGTAAAATGAATCTTTCCAGGTATTTCCAGAATAAAATGTCTGGAATTGAATTAAATGAATTAAAAAAAAATTTCCCATACAATAGATATTTTGATCGCGAAGTCCAGAGCACTGTTAACGAATTGTTGAATAAAAAAACTATAGCAATAATTGGAAAAGATAAAAAAAATGAACGAGACTTCGCAAACTCTTGGGTTAAAATGGTGAATGAATCGTATAAAGTGCCAGACCTCATCAATGACGAATTTATTGATGCCATACTGGGAAGAGGTATAAGATTTGTATGGGAGAATGTAGAATCTGAATTAAAGAAAAGAAATGTAAATGATAATAATAGATGTGGTGCATTAGATCTAATCCTTAAATGTTACTTGAATCAATTTAAGTCTAATTTTATTTTTCCCACTGGTTTTAACTACAATAACACTGAGATAGACAACAATGTAGGGTCTGAAATGAATTATTTTTACTTTCCTGCTCTTAAAAAAAGGCATGAAAAATATGAAGATACAATCAGACACCTAACACCAAATCAGTTTGTAGAATTTGTTACGTCGAAAAACGTTTCTCAAT